AAGAGTCGGGCAAGGTGAGCGCGGCCGAGCTCAGCAAAGCCGAGGACGCGGCGATCCGGGACGCCGTGAAACTTCAGCAGGACGTCGGACTCCAGGGGATCACCGACGGCGAGATGCGCCGGAAGTCCTGGCACATGGACTTCCTGCTCCAGCTGAGCGGTCTCTCCAGCGAAGGCAAGATGCTGCCCGTCACCTTCCACGGGCGCGAGGGCGACCGCTTCTTCACGCGCCCTGACCTCCGGATCGC
The nucleotide sequence above comes from Candidatus Methylomirabilota bacterium. Encoded proteins:
- a CDS encoding 5-methyltetrahydropteroyltriglutamate--homocysteine S-methyltransferase: MADSRSPFRADHVGSLLRPPALKALRLEKESGKVSAAELSKAEDAAIRDAVKLQQDVGLQGITDGEMRRKSWHMDFLLQLSGLSSEGKMLPVTFHGREGDRFFTRPDLRIA